The following coding sequences lie in one Halomonas sp. 'Soap Lake #6' genomic window:
- a CDS encoding gamma-glutamyltransferase family protein, translating to MHTDPHYYPSASRRMVTFGKRGMVATSQSIAAQIGIDTLRKGGNAIDAAIATAAALTVVEPTSNGIGSDAFALVWVKDELHGLNASGPAPKSISHDAVKALGHSEMPAHGLVPVTVPGAPGAWAALSERFGKLPFEQLLAPAIELAENGFAVSPVASLLWEQAVERYGQYGTEEFSPWFTHFAPNGHAPKAGDIWRSPDMAKTLREIANSHAEAFYQGSLADAMDAFSRQHGGFLRKEDLQAFKPEWVKPISVRFRGHDIWEIPPNGSGLIVLEALGILESLDVESKDSVEAIHRRIEATKLGYVDGLHYITESSSMKPSVEQMLSTDYLAQRAALIGEKAIDPVHGNPLKGGTVYLATADDEGNMVSFIQSNFEGFGSGIVVPGTGISLQNRGWSFSLDPQHPNVLAPGKRTYHTIIPGFITKDNQAVGPFGVMGGYMQPQGHVQVVTAMLEDHLNPQAALDMPRWKWTKGKTVEVEADFPNHLALALARRGHHIVKVADSISFGRGQIILRDPDTGVLQGGTEPRTDGAVLPF from the coding sequence ATGCATACTGACCCACACTATTATCCCTCCGCTTCCCGCCGCATGGTTACCTTTGGCAAACGCGGTATGGTAGCGACTTCTCAGTCAATTGCCGCTCAAATAGGTATCGACACCTTACGTAAAGGAGGCAATGCCATTGATGCTGCCATTGCCACCGCAGCCGCCTTAACAGTGGTCGAACCAACCTCTAACGGGATTGGCAGCGACGCATTTGCTCTAGTATGGGTAAAAGATGAATTGCACGGCCTTAATGCTAGCGGCCCTGCTCCAAAGAGTATTTCGCACGATGCTGTCAAGGCACTGGGCCATAGTGAAATGCCTGCCCATGGATTAGTTCCGGTCACCGTACCTGGAGCCCCAGGTGCCTGGGCAGCGCTTTCAGAGCGTTTTGGCAAACTGCCTTTCGAGCAGTTATTAGCGCCAGCAATTGAGTTAGCTGAAAACGGTTTTGCTGTCTCGCCGGTGGCTAGCCTGCTATGGGAGCAAGCAGTTGAGCGCTATGGCCAATACGGAACAGAAGAATTTTCCCCCTGGTTTACCCACTTCGCGCCAAATGGGCATGCACCTAAAGCTGGTGATATCTGGCGCTCTCCTGATATGGCAAAAACGCTGCGTGAAATTGCCAACAGCCATGCTGAGGCGTTCTATCAAGGAAGTTTAGCGGATGCGATGGATGCCTTTTCACGACAGCATGGCGGATTTTTACGTAAAGAAGATTTACAAGCATTCAAGCCTGAATGGGTCAAACCTATCAGCGTTCGCTTTCGCGGCCATGATATCTGGGAGATTCCACCCAATGGTAGCGGTTTGATTGTGCTTGAAGCGCTGGGCATCCTTGAGTCATTGGACGTTGAATCAAAAGATAGTGTGGAGGCCATTCACCGCCGTATCGAGGCAACAAAACTAGGATACGTAGACGGCTTGCACTACATTACTGAATCCTCGTCAATGAAGCCAAGCGTAGAGCAGATGCTCTCTACGGACTATCTCGCGCAGCGTGCAGCCCTGATTGGAGAAAAGGCCATTGACCCTGTCCACGGCAACCCACTAAAGGGTGGCACTGTTTATCTGGCGACAGCTGACGATGAAGGCAATATGGTGTCATTCATTCAAAGCAATTTTGAAGGCTTTGGCTCGGGCATCGTGGTGCCTGGTACAGGCATTAGCCTGCAAAACCGTGGCTGGTCGTTCTCATTAGATCCGCAGCACCCCAATGTCTTGGCGCCCGGCAAACGCACCTATCACACTATCATCCCAGGATTTATCACCAAAGATAACCAGGCCGTTGGGCCATTTGGCGTGATGGGTGGCTATATGCAGCCTCAAGGCCATGTGCAAGTGGTGACGGCTATGCTGGAAGATCATTTGAACCCACAGGCAGCGCTCGATATGCCGCGCTGGAAGTGGACCAAAGGCAAAACCGTTGAGGTAGAAGCCGACTTCCCCAACCATCTAGCGCTTGCGCTGGCACGTCGCGGGCACCACATTGTAAAAGTGGCCGACTCCATCAGCTTTGGGCGAGGCCAGATTATCCTGCGTGATCCTGACACTGGGGTGCTACAAGGAGGTACCGAACCACGCACCGATGGCGCTGTTCTGCCTTTTTAA
- a CDS encoding tripartite tricarboxylate transporter permease has protein sequence MTDAFLIALGGVTEPYTLLLMAVATFAGIVAAAIPGFTITMAIVLTLPLTFAMPPMQGIAVMLSVYVGGLSGGLFSAALLGIPGTPSSVATTFDAFPMARQGKPGKALSLGLFASFIGSIISIIVLIVAAPPLALLAVKLGPWEYFALIIFALTIIASLVGDSLIRGLIAGLIGIGIATIGPDPLMGRERFTFGYEILTAGVPFLVVLIGMYAMSQLLSELESKGGVNQSSGTLISGDMRPHLLQTVKDIILKPVNVIRSSLIGVFIGAVPGAGSSISNLLAYDQAKRASKHPETFGKGEPQGVVASEAGNSSTVGGSMIPLIALGIPGSPADAVLMAAIMVHGISIGPRLILDYPDLVYSMFIAMAIASIFMLFIGVILMRAFLRLLNVPKYIVVPVVLACCAIGTYTLNNRLSDLYLLACIGTVGYLLKKLDYPLAPLVLGVVLGPIAETNLRRAFQTSADWTLFFTRPISALLLALAVISIVYSIYSYMKQRRLLAQRLGATPE, from the coding sequence ATGACTGACGCTTTTCTCATAGCGCTAGGGGGTGTCACTGAACCCTATACGCTATTGCTAATGGCAGTGGCAACCTTTGCAGGCATTGTAGCCGCAGCCATACCCGGCTTTACCATTACAATGGCAATTGTATTGACCTTACCCCTTACATTCGCCATGCCGCCGATGCAGGGTATTGCTGTGATGCTTTCTGTCTACGTAGGTGGCTTAAGCGGAGGGTTATTTAGCGCTGCCCTGTTAGGTATACCGGGCACCCCTTCCTCAGTTGCCACAACCTTTGATGCCTTTCCCATGGCTAGGCAAGGCAAGCCAGGTAAAGCACTGTCTTTAGGGTTATTTGCCTCATTTATTGGTTCAATTATTTCTATTATCGTGCTCATCGTTGCAGCTCCACCGCTCGCACTGTTAGCAGTGAAATTGGGGCCATGGGAGTATTTTGCGCTTATTATCTTTGCGTTAACAATCATCGCCAGCTTAGTGGGTGATTCTCTTATTCGAGGGTTAATTGCAGGTCTTATTGGCATTGGCATCGCTACCATTGGGCCCGACCCTTTAATGGGACGAGAGCGCTTTACCTTTGGCTATGAAATCCTGACGGCTGGGGTGCCATTCTTAGTTGTTTTAATTGGCATGTATGCCATGAGTCAGCTGCTTTCAGAGCTAGAATCCAAAGGCGGGGTGAATCAATCTTCTGGAACATTAATCAGTGGAGATATGCGCCCACACCTTTTGCAAACAGTAAAAGATATTATTTTAAAGCCAGTTAACGTTATTCGTTCATCATTGATTGGCGTATTTATTGGCGCTGTCCCTGGTGCAGGAAGCTCAATCTCTAATTTATTGGCTTATGACCAGGCCAAACGAGCATCTAAGCACCCTGAAACCTTTGGCAAAGGTGAGCCCCAAGGGGTAGTGGCTTCTGAAGCTGGCAATTCCTCAACGGTTGGCGGCAGTATGATTCCACTGATTGCGTTGGGCATACCGGGTTCACCAGCGGATGCGGTGTTAATGGCGGCCATAATGGTTCATGGCATCAGCATTGGCCCACGCCTGATCCTTGACTACCCTGACTTGGTGTACAGCATGTTTATTGCTATGGCGATTGCCTCAATATTCATGCTGTTTATCGGTGTGATTTTAATGCGCGCATTTTTACGCTTATTAAACGTGCCTAAGTATATTGTCGTCCCCGTCGTCCTAGCCTGCTGTGCAATTGGGACTTACACCCTAAACAATCGCTTATCGGACCTCTACCTACTCGCTTGCATAGGCACCGTTGGCTATCTGCTTAAGAAGCTGGATTACCCCCTCGCCCCCCTTGTCCTTGGTGTGGTACTTGGCCCCATAGCGGAAACTAATTTACGCAGGGCTTTCCAGACCAGCGCCGACTGGACACTCTTTTTCACCAGGCCCATATCAGCATTACTGCTTGCTCTAGCGGTTATTTCCATTGTTTACAGTATTTATAGCTATATGAAACAGCGCCGTTTATTGGCCCAGCGCCTTGGCGCCACACCTGAATAG
- a CDS encoding tripartite tricarboxylate transporter TctB family protein yields MERRSSETALIPVLQMLSYLVIALGALFMAFKAGSLPASRWEPMSAGTFPQIIFFSIAALCGLAAIAEIVKHGLPKTSLKHAWHRLIALKTVIINLVFFIVYMIAMPIAGFIVSTFTYLLIAQLYLAPRQLITLLIAVVVAVLFSAGPYYLFSEVFSIYLPRARW; encoded by the coding sequence ATGGAGCGTAGAAGTTCAGAGACAGCGCTAATCCCTGTATTACAAATGCTGTCTTATCTTGTCATCGCCCTCGGTGCTTTATTCATGGCTTTCAAGGCCGGCTCTCTGCCGGCCTCTCGTTGGGAACCTATGAGTGCGGGCACTTTTCCACAAATTATTTTTTTCAGCATTGCTGCTCTGTGTGGATTAGCGGCTATTGCTGAAATTGTGAAGCATGGATTACCTAAAACATCTCTAAAACATGCTTGGCATCGCCTTATCGCTTTAAAAACGGTAATCATCAACTTAGTGTTTTTTATAGTTTATATGATTGCTATGCCTATCGCGGGATTCATCGTCAGCACTTTTACTTATCTGCTTATCGCACAGCTTTATCTAGCGCCCAGACAGCTTATTACACTACTCATCGCAGTCGTTGTTGCTGTCCTTTTCTCAGCTGGACCTTATTATCTATTTTCCGAGGTCTTCAGCATCTATCTCCCCCGAGCCAGATGGTAA
- a CDS encoding Bug family tripartite tricarboxylate transporter substrate binding protein: MTFKSLFTSAALAAVFSIPAFATAADNYPNKPIEFIVPWGPGGGSDLLMRLVSRHLEAELGQAIPVINMPGASGTVGLREASRRDNDGYTITQIHEGLLIAHHSGVTELNWDDFDVVSMMTSDNSVIVVNADTGWETLDDMLEDVTSRPGEYRMGVTLGGIPHLWAVQFEESTNTQFGYVGYEGTGERLRALAGGHITVAIEDYFSARAFVENGDMNVLAAATNERIAELPDIPTLQELGHDLEFLVTRGIVVPKGTPESVIATLESALANVAESEDFQTDIENVGGSVRYLNREDYIAYLERNNEIIENNAHLLD, from the coding sequence ATGACATTTAAATCATTATTTACTAGCGCTGCTTTAGCAGCAGTATTTTCCATTCCAGCATTTGCGACAGCCGCTGACAATTATCCTAATAAACCGATCGAGTTTATAGTGCCGTGGGGGCCAGGTGGTGGCAGCGATCTGCTAATGCGACTCGTCAGTAGGCACTTAGAAGCAGAGCTTGGGCAAGCCATACCCGTTATTAATATGCCTGGAGCTAGCGGCACAGTAGGTTTGCGCGAAGCTTCTCGCCGGGATAATGATGGATATACGATTACCCAAATACATGAAGGCTTATTAATAGCGCATCACTCTGGGGTTACCGAGCTAAATTGGGATGACTTTGATGTTGTTTCGATGATGACCAGTGATAATTCAGTCATTGTTGTTAATGCCGACACAGGCTGGGAAACACTCGACGATATGCTCGAAGATGTTACCTCGCGTCCTGGTGAGTACCGTATGGGGGTAACCCTCGGTGGGATTCCTCACTTATGGGCAGTGCAGTTTGAAGAATCAACCAACACTCAGTTTGGCTACGTAGGCTATGAAGGAACTGGGGAAAGGCTACGTGCACTAGCCGGCGGACACATTACAGTTGCAATTGAAGATTATTTCTCTGCCCGCGCTTTTGTAGAAAACGGCGATATGAATGTATTAGCAGCTGCGACCAATGAGCGCATTGCAGAGCTACCTGATATTCCGACACTTCAAGAGCTGGGCCATGATCTAGAGTTTTTAGTAACCCGTGGAATTGTTGTGCCCAAAGGTACTCCTGAATCCGTTATTGCAACGCTGGAAAGTGCTCTGGCGAATGTCGCAGAAAGTGAAGACTTCCAAACGGATATCGAGAACGTCGGGGGAAGTGTACGTTACCTCAATCGCGAGGACTACATTGCTTATCTAGAGCGCAATAATGAAATTATTGAAAATAACGCCCATCTCCTTGACTAA
- a CDS encoding chromate transporter, whose amino-acid sequence MIYWELFLAFFIPNIIGYGGGPAIIPLIEAEVVGRYGWMSSQGFAETLALGNALPSPIATKMAGYVGYEVAGVGGAFVAVSATVVPSLLLMIGALGLLYRHRDSPRVKRMSQWVRPVIAMMMAWLTLGFLLESLNNSGAIHTLIIGVVAAVALIRFKTHPAFVVMGALVYGGLIIP is encoded by the coding sequence ATGATCTACTGGGAGCTTTTTTTAGCGTTCTTTATTCCCAACATTATTGGCTACGGCGGCGGCCCAGCCATTATCCCTCTCATTGAGGCCGAGGTGGTTGGCCGTTATGGCTGGATGAGTTCTCAAGGATTTGCCGAAACCTTGGCCTTGGGTAACGCCCTGCCCAGCCCTATCGCTACCAAAATGGCAGGCTATGTAGGCTACGAAGTTGCTGGTGTTGGCGGCGCGTTTGTGGCTGTTTCCGCCACTGTGGTTCCATCGTTATTACTGATGATAGGGGCATTAGGGCTGCTTTATCGCCACCGAGATTCTCCTCGAGTAAAGCGTATGAGCCAATGGGTACGCCCAGTGATTGCCATGATGATGGCTTGGTTAACCCTGGGTTTCCTGCTTGAAAGCCTTAACAACAGTGGAGCTATCCATACGTTGATTATCGGCGTAGTAGCCGCTGTGGCGCTTATCCGCTTCAAAACACACCCTGCTTTTGTGGTAATGGGTGCTTTGGTTTATGGAGGGCTGATTATTCCATAA
- a CDS encoding chromate transporter yields the protein MKQTALFWAFFRVGIFGFGGGPSMIPLVHAEVVKRHQWLTDEEFADILAIGNTLPGPIATKMPGYIGYRVGGISGCIAAVVAVIVPMMVAMIVMLGIFSRYRDVAWIRGMGQAVVPVVMIMMGQLTWDFFDKSQAALGWLASALMAVIAGGLIYWLGVHPGWVIGAILLSALLRPTSRKHAEGSA from the coding sequence ATGAAACAGACTGCGCTATTTTGGGCGTTTTTCCGCGTTGGCATCTTCGGCTTCGGTGGTGGCCCCTCCATGATACCGCTGGTTCACGCCGAAGTAGTAAAGCGCCATCAATGGCTAACGGATGAGGAGTTTGCTGACATTTTGGCCATTGGCAACACGCTTCCTGGGCCGATAGCCACAAAAATGCCCGGCTATATCGGCTACCGGGTTGGCGGCATCAGCGGCTGCATTGCGGCTGTTGTCGCTGTGATTGTACCAATGATGGTGGCAATGATTGTAATGTTAGGCATTTTTAGCCGCTACCGCGATGTGGCCTGGATACGCGGCATGGGCCAAGCCGTAGTGCCTGTCGTTATGATCATGATGGGACAGCTAACCTGGGACTTTTTCGACAAATCCCAGGCAGCGCTTGGTTGGCTAGCAAGCGCTCTCATGGCAGTAATCGCCGGCGGGTTAATCTATTGGCTAGGTGTACATCCCGGCTGGGTAATTGGTGCCATCCTACTCTCCGCACTGCTGCGCCCAACGAGTAGAAAGCATGCGGAGGGTTCTGCATGA
- a CDS encoding GntR family transcriptional regulator, whose protein sequence is MNKHSQLPAGTTSSPIYDVLRKDLVGGRFAAGEKLAINALKEHYQVGLSPLREALNKLAAYGLLIQENQRGFRVPKLTREELDDIARLRTELEGMALERAIAHGDALWEAELLAAAHRLKRADVSLDKGEEWERLHTQFHRTLVAPCGSVWLLRFIEQLHDQFDRYRRLGPKMPIIRQELDDQHHELVELALSRDANAARALMDDHIHKSYEVALARFQAHV, encoded by the coding sequence ATGAATAAACACAGTCAGCTTCCCGCGGGTACAACCTCTAGCCCAATTTACGATGTGCTGCGCAAAGACTTAGTTGGCGGCCGCTTTGCTGCTGGTGAAAAATTGGCGATTAATGCGCTTAAAGAGCACTACCAGGTAGGGTTAAGCCCGCTGCGTGAGGCATTGAACAAACTGGCGGCGTACGGTTTACTAATCCAGGAAAATCAACGCGGTTTTAGAGTGCCAAAGCTGACCCGAGAAGAGCTGGATGATATTGCGCGATTGCGTACAGAGCTGGAAGGTATGGCGCTTGAGCGTGCTATTGCGCACGGCGATGCGCTGTGGGAGGCCGAGCTGTTAGCGGCGGCTCACCGATTAAAGCGGGCGGATGTGTCGCTGGATAAAGGAGAGGAGTGGGAGCGCCTGCATACTCAGTTTCATCGTACCTTGGTGGCGCCTTGTGGCTCTGTCTGGTTACTTCGGTTTATCGAGCAGCTCCACGACCAGTTTGATCGCTATCGTCGCTTGGGCCCTAAAATGCCCATTATTCGCCAAGAACTGGATGATCAGCACCATGAACTTGTTGAGCTTGCATTGAGCCGGGATGCCAATGCAGCCCGTGCACTCATGGATGATCATATTCATAAGTCATATGAGGTAGCGCTGGCGCGGTTTCAGGCGCATGTCTGA
- a CDS encoding DUF1415 domain-containing protein: MQEADHQVAEQTLAWVRTFIVAHNICPFAKRELEGGTIRVEVVRSKKVDVALEELIAEVEWLNEHPETETTLLVFPTLFKSFDHYLDYVELAESLLTELGYEGIYQLATFHPDYCFADAEPEDAANYTNRSPYAMVHLLREASVEKAIEFYGDTEQIPERNIAYLTTLGSTAAEEQLQRCLK, translated from the coding sequence ATGCAAGAGGCGGATCATCAGGTAGCGGAGCAGACGTTAGCATGGGTGCGTACATTTATTGTGGCGCATAACATATGCCCGTTTGCTAAACGTGAGCTTGAGGGCGGTACTATTCGTGTCGAGGTGGTGCGCTCGAAAAAAGTCGATGTGGCACTGGAAGAGCTTATTGCCGAAGTAGAGTGGTTGAACGAACACCCAGAAACGGAAACCACGTTGCTGGTATTTCCCACGTTGTTTAAAAGCTTCGATCATTACCTAGACTATGTCGAGCTTGCTGAAAGCCTGCTGACAGAGCTGGGGTATGAAGGTATCTATCAGCTGGCGACTTTCCATCCAGATTACTGCTTTGCCGATGCAGAGCCTGAAGACGCGGCCAATTACACCAACCGCTCGCCGTATGCGATGGTGCATTTGTTACGCGAAGCCAGTGTTGAAAAGGCGATTGAGTTTTACGGTGATACGGAGCAAATCCCCGAGCGCAATATTGCCTACTTAACCACGTTAGGCAGCACCGCGGCTGAAGAACAGCTGCAGCGCTGTCTTAAATAA
- a CDS encoding GNAT family N-acetyltransferase translates to MTALSFTPMTKDDFVAFWPTFQAIVMAQETYAIDPEITFEQAYQLWCTTPKASWVIKDESGQLLGTYYLKANAAGPGQHVCNCGYMVTPDARGKGIARAMCEHSQQQARELGFEAMQFNSVVATNQVAVALWQRLGFAIVGTIPNAYRHASLGLVDSYVMHKAL, encoded by the coding sequence ATGACCGCACTTAGCTTCACGCCAATGACGAAAGATGACTTCGTTGCCTTCTGGCCGACCTTTCAGGCCATTGTTATGGCACAAGAAACCTATGCGATAGATCCTGAGATTACTTTTGAGCAGGCTTATCAGCTATGGTGTACTACGCCTAAAGCCAGTTGGGTGATCAAAGATGAAAGTGGCCAGCTGCTTGGCACTTACTACCTAAAAGCCAACGCGGCAGGCCCAGGTCAGCATGTTTGTAATTGCGGCTACATGGTGACCCCTGACGCCAGGGGCAAAGGCATTGCCCGCGCCATGTGTGAACATTCGCAGCAGCAAGCCCGCGAGCTTGGTTTTGAGGCAATGCAGTTTAATTCGGTTGTGGCCACTAACCAAGTAGCCGTCGCTCTATGGCAACGGCTAGGATTCGCTATTGTAGGCACGATACCTAATGCCTACCGCCATGCATCCCTTGGCCTAGTCGATAGCTACGTGATGCATAAAGCGCTTTAG
- a CDS encoding LLM class flavin-dependent oxidoreductase, with product MSQLATTAISVLDLAPIRQGGSAAETFDNSVALAKRVEQLSYTRYWLAEHHNIAGIASAATAVLIGHIAGHTSTLRVGSGGIMLPNHPPLVIAEQFGTLETLYPGRIDLGLGRAPGSDGATMQAMRRNAQAGVDDFPQMLNELRSYLSDADPQQRVKAVPGQGTHVPIWLLGSSGYSAQLAAKLGLPFAFAAQFAPGYLFEALRLYRDNFRPSEHLAKPYAMVGLPVIAAENDAMAHYLATTAQQKFLNLIRGKPTQSQPPVEQLDWSPVEQSQVSQFLGAAIIGGPDTVKAELEAFQARTGADELMINSDFYDHHDRMRSYEIVADITR from the coding sequence ATGAGCCAACTCGCCACCACCGCTATTTCTGTGCTGGATTTAGCGCCCATTCGCCAAGGCGGCAGTGCTGCTGAAACCTTTGATAATAGTGTTGCTTTGGCAAAGCGGGTAGAACAGCTCAGTTATACCCGTTACTGGCTGGCTGAACACCATAACATTGCCGGTATTGCCAGCGCGGCAACAGCCGTCCTGATTGGCCATATAGCAGGACATACATCCACCCTCCGCGTGGGTAGCGGTGGCATTATGCTGCCCAACCATCCGCCGCTGGTGATCGCCGAGCAGTTTGGCACACTAGAAACGCTGTACCCAGGCCGTATCGATTTAGGACTCGGTCGCGCACCCGGCTCAGATGGTGCCACCATGCAGGCCATGCGCCGCAACGCCCAAGCGGGAGTTGATGACTTTCCGCAGATGCTAAATGAGCTGCGCAGCTACTTATCCGACGCAGACCCACAACAGCGTGTGAAAGCAGTACCTGGCCAAGGTACCCATGTACCCATCTGGCTGCTGGGCTCCAGTGGTTACAGCGCACAGTTGGCCGCAAAACTCGGGCTGCCCTTTGCCTTTGCAGCCCAGTTTGCGCCGGGTTATCTATTTGAAGCCCTGCGCTTATATCGCGACAACTTCCGGCCCTCGGAGCATTTGGCCAAACCATATGCCATGGTAGGTCTGCCTGTTATCGCAGCAGAAAACGACGCCATGGCTCACTACTTAGCCACAACCGCCCAGCAGAAGTTTCTAAATCTTATCCGCGGTAAGCCTACTCAGTCGCAACCACCCGTCGAACAGCTCGACTGGTCGCCGGTTGAGCAATCACAAGTCAGCCAGTTTTTAGGTGCAGCGATTATTGGTGGACCAGATACGGTCAAAGCAGAGCTCGAGGCTTTTCAAGCACGTACCGGCGCTGATGAACTGATGATCAATAGCGATTTTTACGATCATCATGACCGGATGCGTAGCTATGAAATAGTGGCCGACATCACTCGATAA
- a CDS encoding SDR family NAD(P)-dependent oxidoreductase has product MHPRVLLIAGASSGIGAATPRAASHEGYKLVLAARSVDKLTSLAQADTKGILILPHR; this is encoded by the coding sequence ATGCATCCCCGCGTCCTTTTGATTGCCGGAGCATCAAGCGGCATCGGTGCTGCGACGCCGCGCGCCGCCTCACATGAAGGCTACAAACTTGTGCTAGCCGCCCGCTCTGTCGATAAGTTAACGTCGCTAGCCCAGGCTGATACCAAAGGGATACTTATTCTCCCCCACCGGTAG
- a CDS encoding nitrate regulatory protein, with protein sequence MSSAQQLLLTALRCDIDNLRHLATTSDIVGDISRFIHVLQRERGASTIYLASKGKRFKTRRTMYLQHANEAEDIMRQRLEALSREAKPQAAARLLRQIATVWLALDELGNLRSAIDTFAISPDAATQAFNHLISGLLAIVFEAADTSADLDVTRALVAIFHLMQGKELAGQERACGAYGFTHGHFDKAHRELLNQLVNDQQRCFDTFIEFATDEAQQIWQQAISPRTLSGIDQLRDIACQRTRGSTTGHPPLGETWYELTTLRIDSIKEVEDNLNSQLAALCHRKIAQAQNDLEQLNAQPNQYTPAPCEQLLALSDTQPLGGLTANALTSSLGRSLIELTHAHSRRLQGLSDELENTRKALRERKLIERAKGLIMAHQAMTEEEAYRFLRKTSMDQSKSMADMAQSILDLSAMLIPKKPKNTR encoded by the coding sequence ATGTCCTCAGCCCAACAGCTACTCTTAACCGCCCTGCGTTGCGACATTGATAACCTACGCCACTTGGCCACTACCTCAGATATCGTCGGGGACATTAGCCGCTTCATTCATGTGCTCCAGCGTGAGCGCGGCGCTTCAACTATCTATCTCGCTTCAAAGGGCAAGCGCTTTAAAACACGCCGCACGATGTACTTACAGCACGCGAATGAAGCCGAAGATATCATGCGTCAGCGGCTGGAAGCACTCAGCCGAGAAGCAAAACCACAGGCGGCAGCACGCCTGCTTAGACAAATCGCAACGGTATGGCTCGCCCTGGACGAGCTTGGCAACTTACGATCCGCCATTGATACATTTGCGATTTCACCTGACGCGGCTACTCAAGCCTTTAATCACTTAATCAGCGGCTTACTTGCGATCGTTTTTGAAGCCGCAGACACATCAGCGGACCTTGATGTTACCAGGGCGCTGGTAGCAATATTTCACCTGATGCAAGGCAAAGAACTGGCCGGTCAAGAGCGTGCCTGTGGTGCCTATGGTTTTACCCACGGACATTTCGATAAGGCACATCGCGAGCTACTGAACCAACTGGTGAACGACCAGCAGCGCTGTTTCGATACGTTTATTGAGTTTGCCACTGACGAAGCCCAGCAAATTTGGCAACAGGCGATATCACCGCGCACACTTTCCGGCATTGATCAGCTTCGCGATATCGCTTGCCAGCGTACCCGTGGCTCAACTACCGGGCACCCTCCACTAGGAGAAACCTGGTACGAACTGACGACACTACGTATCGACAGCATAAAAGAGGTTGAAGATAACCTTAACTCGCAGCTAGCCGCCTTGTGTCACCGCAAAATCGCCCAAGCGCAGAACGACCTTGAGCAGCTCAATGCACAACCTAATCAATACACCCCTGCCCCTTGTGAGCAGTTACTGGCACTCAGCGATACCCAGCCCTTAGGTGGCCTGACAGCCAACGCATTAACCTCTTCGCTTGGTCGTTCACTTATTGAGTTGACTCACGCCCACTCACGTCGCCTACAAGGCCTGAGCGATGAACTGGAGAATACTCGCAAAGCACTACGTGAACGCAAGCTCATTGAACGTGCCAAGGGCCTGATTATGGCCCACCAAGCAATGACAGAAGAAGAGGCCTACCGGTTTCTGCGCAAAACGTCGATGGATCAAAGCAAAAGCATGGCCGATATGGCGCAATCCATCCTCGATCTCTCTGCGATGCTTATACCAAAGAAGCCAAAGAACACTCGCTAA